One window from the genome of Paracoccus marcusii encodes:
- a CDS encoding urease subunit beta, translated as MIPGEILPAEGTIALNDGRATITLMIANTGDRPIQVGSHYHFAETNAALDFDRAAARGMRLAIPAGTAVRFEPGQSRQVTLVGYAGDRIVHGFRGQIGGAL; from the coding sequence ATGATTCCGGGTGAGATCCTGCCCGCCGAGGGCACCATCGCGCTGAACGACGGACGCGCGACGATCACGCTGATGATCGCCAATACCGGCGACCGGCCCATCCAGGTCGGCAGCCATTACCATTTCGCGGAAACCAACGCCGCGCTGGACTTCGACCGCGCGGCGGCGCGCGGCATGCGCCTGGCCATCCCCGCAGGCACCGCCGTTCGGTTCGAGCCGGGCCAGTCGCGTCAGGTCACGTTGGTGGGCTATGCGGGCGACCGCATCGTCCACGGCTTTCGCGGCCAGATCGGGGGTGCGCTGTGA